One Trachemys scripta elegans isolate TJP31775 unplaced genomic scaffold, CAS_Tse_1.0 scaffold_28, whole genome shotgun sequence genomic window carries:
- the LOC117870377 gene encoding LOW QUALITY PROTEIN: putative N-acetyltransferase 8B (The sequence of the model RefSeq protein was modified relative to this genomic sequence to represent the inferred CDS: deleted 2 bases in 1 codon; substituted 1 base at 1 genomic stop codon) has translation MFTQQLPFIFKPYPFPLAHLFYLGVSLVLVLSSGSLLLSLLAAVLLAAGWLLMDSYYVQYVEWCLREDLWDIQKTYMKREESHFWVAESEGEVVALVSAKPASHDERMLELARLSVRXSHRNRGIARALSGTVLSFAQQCGYKAVIHDESGGPEAVPEPGVQRDLPFLFQKASGKDIRGYYCESY, from the exons ATGTTTACCCAGCAAC TCCCCTTTATATTTAAACCCTATCCTTTCCCCTTGGCTCATCTGTTCTATCTGGGTGTGAGCCTCGTGCTGGTCCTGAGCTCCGGctccctcctcctttctctgctggctgcc gTCCTGTTAGCTGCAGGCTGGCTTCTGATGGACTCGTACTATGTTCAGTACGTAGAGTGGTGTCTCAGGGAGGACCTGTGGGACATACAGAAAACCTACATGAAGAGGGAAGAGTCCCATTTCTGGGTGGCTGAGTCTGAAGGGGAAGTGGTGGCCCTTGTATCTGCCAAGCCCGCGTCCC ACGATGAGCGCATGCTGGAACTGGCACGGCTGTCGGTCAGATAGAGCCATCGGAACAGGGGCATTGCCAGAGCGCTGTCCGGGACAGTCCTTAGCTTTGCCCAGCAGTGTGGCTACAAGGCGGTGATCCATGATGAATCTGGAGGGCCAGAGGCTGTACCGGAGCCTGGGGTTCAGAGAGATCTACCATTTCTCTTTCAAAAAGCTAGTGGGAAAGATATTCGAGGATATtactgtgaaagttactag